A genomic region of Mesorhizobium sp. NZP2077 contains the following coding sequences:
- the flaF gene encoding flagellar biosynthesis regulator FlaF, with translation MYQFSYADVQSTSVSDAKDRERELLTRSIDMLSAAAAAGQDSMEAVEALNFTNRVWTVFVEDLGSSDNALPKELRANLISIGLWLLREAEDIRQGRTNNFEGLIEVSQIIRDGIQ, from the coding sequence ATGTACCAATTCTCCTACGCCGACGTTCAGAGCACCTCCGTCTCGGACGCCAAGGACCGTGAGCGCGAACTTCTGACCCGCTCGATCGACATGCTGTCGGCGGCAGCGGCGGCCGGCCAGGATTCGATGGAGGCGGTGGAGGCGCTGAATTTCACCAACCGCGTCTGGACCGTCTTCGTCGAGGATCTTGGCTCCAGCGACAATGCGCTTCCGAAGGAATTGCGCGCCAACCTGATTTCCATCGGCCTGTGGCTGCTGCGCGAGGCGGAGGACATCCGCCAGGGCCGCACCAACAATTTCGAAGGGCTGATCGAAGTGTCCCAGATCATTCGCGACGGCATTCAATGA
- the asnB gene encoding asparagine synthase (glutamine-hydrolyzing), translating into MCGIAGVWRKRNPIAGGDLDDVGRMMQALAHRGPDDHATWNDSRLALGHRRLSIIDLSAQAREPMLTACGQGVLVYNGEVYNYRALRAILEAEGRRFRTVSDAEVVLEALHQWGPDKAIPLFDGMFSLAYFDMRAGALWLARDRLGIKPMSVAEASERILFASEDKAILACDDVARAIDAREITLRLAWQSRDSSSSLFEGMERLPPAGLWKITDAGIEKRCFWHVLDVLDAGRITGDTASDAERMATLEALIQDSVGLHCIADTRLAAACSGGVDSGLVTTLAKRFRPEMTAYVVDPRLGHSEAEDAARTARHAGVPLNRVPVDKDRFLELWPRTIWHLESDGWHASHVCLLALAEQCRADGIKVLLTGEGADELFGGYDWQEASMRPWRPWSWPQRLFRSKARLARRFERLRHAPFRTSVAGGHGWDRNIVLRALSPELNFLQTKIFDRLEPVASLSDRAFLGCCLHDMYAHLQDLLNRHDRLSMAASVELRVPFLENRLIDFAIHLPRRHKYRHKQGKWLLKKVAEKHIPLQNVNARKNGFQVSNTFTTGTEGLLRGGLLRDAMKWPAASVEDLIELAKRDQPSRLRLVGMELFLRLHAGGQTTGDLTEALHAAVRDAR; encoded by the coding sequence ATGTGCGGCATAGCCGGCGTCTGGCGCAAGCGGAACCCGATCGCGGGCGGTGATCTCGACGACGTCGGCCGCATGATGCAGGCACTGGCGCATCGCGGTCCTGACGATCATGCCACATGGAACGACAGCCGGCTGGCGCTCGGTCACCGGCGGCTCTCGATCATCGACCTGTCGGCACAGGCGCGCGAGCCGATGCTCACCGCCTGTGGCCAGGGCGTGCTGGTCTACAATGGCGAGGTCTACAATTACCGGGCATTGCGCGCGATACTTGAGGCCGAAGGCAGGCGGTTCCGAACGGTTTCGGATGCCGAAGTGGTTCTGGAAGCCCTGCACCAATGGGGACCGGACAAGGCCATCCCGCTGTTCGACGGCATGTTTTCCCTCGCCTATTTCGACATGCGGGCCGGCGCGCTCTGGCTGGCCCGCGATCGCCTCGGCATCAAGCCGATGTCGGTGGCCGAAGCGAGTGAGCGAATCCTCTTCGCCTCCGAGGACAAGGCGATCCTTGCCTGTGACGACGTCGCACGCGCCATCGACGCGCGCGAGATCACGTTGCGTCTTGCCTGGCAAAGCCGCGACTCCAGCTCCAGCCTGTTCGAGGGCATGGAGCGGCTGCCACCGGCAGGTCTGTGGAAGATTACCGACGCCGGCATCGAGAAGCGCTGCTTCTGGCATGTCCTCGATGTGCTCGACGCTGGCCGCATCACCGGCGACACCGCCAGCGACGCCGAGCGCATGGCGACGCTGGAGGCGCTGATCCAGGACAGCGTCGGACTGCACTGCATTGCCGATACCAGGCTGGCCGCGGCTTGCAGCGGCGGCGTCGATTCCGGTCTCGTCACGACACTGGCGAAACGGTTCAGGCCGGAGATGACAGCCTATGTCGTCGATCCGCGCCTGGGCCACAGCGAAGCCGAAGACGCCGCACGCACCGCGCGCCATGCCGGCGTGCCGCTGAACAGGGTGCCTGTCGACAAGGACCGGTTCCTCGAACTCTGGCCAAGAACCATCTGGCATCTGGAGAGCGACGGCTGGCATGCGAGCCATGTCTGCCTGCTGGCGCTTGCCGAGCAGTGTCGGGCCGACGGCATCAAGGTGCTGTTGACAGGTGAAGGTGCCGACGAACTCTTTGGCGGCTACGACTGGCAGGAAGCCAGCATGCGGCCGTGGCGGCCCTGGTCATGGCCGCAACGGCTGTTTCGCTCCAAGGCCCGGCTTGCCCGCAGGTTCGAGCGCCTGCGTCATGCCCCCTTCCGGACATCGGTTGCGGGTGGTCATGGCTGGGACCGCAACATCGTGCTAAGGGCACTGTCGCCGGAACTGAATTTCCTTCAGACCAAGATCTTCGACCGGCTCGAGCCCGTCGCCTCACTCAGTGACCGTGCCTTCCTGGGATGCTGCCTTCACGACATGTATGCACATCTGCAGGATCTGTTGAACAGGCATGACCGGCTCAGCATGGCCGCCTCGGTGGAGCTCAGGGTGCCGTTCCTCGAAAACCGGCTGATCGACTTCGCGATCCATCTGCCAAGGCGGCACAAATACCGCCACAAGCAAGGAAAATGGCTGTTGAAGAAGGTCGCTGAAAAACACATTCCGCTTCAGAACGTGAACGCCCGCAAGAACGGCTTCCAGGTATCGAACACCTTCACCACGGGTACCGAGGGCCTGCTGCGCGGCGGCTTGCTGCGCGACGCCATGAAGTGGCCGGCGGCTTCGGTCGAAGACCTGATCGAGCTGGCGAAGCGAGACCAGCCATCGCGGCTGCGGCTGGTCGGCATGGAGCTTTTCCTTCGCCTGCATGCCGGCGGCCAGACCACCGGCGACCTCACCGAAGCGCTGCATGCTGCGGTCAGGGACGCTCGCTGA
- the fliQ gene encoding flagellar biosynthesis protein FliQ: protein MNEADALDIVQYAVWTVLTASAPVVLVAMAVGIGIALIQALTQIQEITLTFVPKIVAIMLVVALTGPFIGGQISAFTNVIFQRIQNGF, encoded by the coding sequence ATGAACGAGGCCGACGCACTCGACATCGTCCAGTACGCCGTGTGGACGGTGCTGACCGCCTCCGCTCCGGTGGTGCTGGTCGCCATGGCGGTCGGCATCGGCATCGCCCTCATCCAGGCGCTGACGCAGATCCAGGAAATCACCTTGACCTTCGTGCCGAAGATCGTCGCCATCATGCTGGTGGTGGCGCTCACCGGCCCGTTCATCGGTGGCCAGATATCGGCCTTCACCAACGTCATCTTCCAGCGCATCCAGAACGGGTTCTGA
- the flgD gene encoding flagellar hook assembly protein FlgD has product MTVDMTTTIPVGANSTTASTSKTAVDYQSFLKLLIAEMKNQDPTKPMDSTAYVAQLATFSQVEQSVQTNTKLDQIMSSSALSQADAIIGRSITSADGKTTGIVASVTLASSGLIAVLQDGTQVPVGAGVSIKPAS; this is encoded by the coding sequence ATGACCGTGGACATGACGACGACGATACCGGTTGGCGCCAATTCGACGACCGCGTCGACCTCGAAGACAGCGGTCGACTATCAGTCCTTCCTGAAGCTTCTGATCGCCGAGATGAAGAACCAGGATCCAACCAAGCCGATGGATTCGACGGCGTATGTGGCCCAGCTCGCCACCTTCTCGCAGGTCGAGCAATCGGTGCAGACCAACACCAAGCTCGACCAGATCATGTCATCGTCGGCGCTGTCGCAGGCCGACGCCATTATCGGCCGCTCGATCACGTCGGCCGACGGCAAGACCACGGGAATAGTGGCTTCGGTGACGCTCGCCAGCAGCGGACTGATCGCAGTGCTGCAGGATGGCACCCAGGTCCCCGTCGGCGCAGGCGTGTCGATCAAGCCCGCAAGCTAG
- a CDS encoding flagellar hook-associated family protein, producing the protein MTSVSSAALSNALRYQQMRMQADLVKATKESSTGKVADVGLALGGRTAQSVTFSRDLDRLNVIVDSNGLVAARLSSTQTSLGQLSGVAQTFLSSLTTASSGDNSDTLTQSTGQTTIQQLASILNTSVNGEYLFAGTNTDVKPINDFTAAGSPAKAAFDASFVAKFGFTPSDPAAANITAAQMDDFITNDVTPQFLGAGWQTNMSNATDQQIVSRIALNETTETSTSANSDGIKKLAMAAAMVSSLMSTNISQAAKDSIVSHSQTLVGEALSGIAQVQSETGIVQKRVSDASDRMKTQIDLFERHILDLEAVDPATAATKVADLTQHIETSFALTARLQQLSLLKYLT; encoded by the coding sequence ATGACCTCAGTCTCCTCGGCCGCCCTCTCCAACGCCCTGCGCTATCAACAGATGCGCATGCAGGCCGATCTCGTCAAAGCGACGAAGGAATCCTCGACCGGCAAGGTCGCCGATGTCGGCCTGGCACTGGGCGGACGCACGGCCCAGTCCGTCACCTTTTCGCGTGACCTCGACCGGCTGAACGTGATTGTCGATTCCAACGGGCTGGTCGCCGCAAGGCTTTCTTCGACGCAGACCTCGCTCGGCCAACTCTCCGGCGTGGCACAGACCTTCCTTTCCAGCCTGACCACAGCATCGTCGGGCGACAATTCCGACACGCTGACCCAGTCGACCGGCCAGACGACGATCCAGCAGCTTGCCTCGATCCTCAACACCAGCGTCAACGGCGAATATCTGTTTGCCGGCACCAACACCGACGTCAAGCCGATCAACGATTTCACCGCCGCCGGCTCACCGGCCAAGGCCGCCTTCGACGCCTCGTTCGTCGCCAAATTCGGCTTCACGCCCAGTGATCCGGCCGCGGCCAACATCACCGCCGCCCAGATGGACGATTTCATCACCAACGACGTCACGCCTCAGTTCCTCGGCGCCGGCTGGCAGACCAACATGTCGAACGCCACCGACCAGCAGATCGTCAGCCGCATTGCGCTCAACGAAACCACCGAGACCTCGACCAGCGCCAACAGCGACGGCATCAAGAAGCTCGCAATGGCCGCAGCAATGGTCTCGAGCCTGATGTCCACCAACATCAGCCAGGCGGCGAAGGACAGCATCGTCAGCCACTCGCAGACACTGGTCGGCGAGGCGCTGAGCGGCATCGCCCAGGTCCAGTCGGAGACCGGCATCGTGCAGAAGCGCGTCTCCGACGCCAGCGATCGCATGAAGACGCAGATCGACCTGTTCGAACGCCATATCCTCGATCTCGAAGCCGTCGACCCGGCCACGGCCGCCACCAAGGTCGCGGATCTGACGCAGCATATCGAGACATCCTTCGCTCTGACAGCGCGCCTGCAGCAGCTCAGCCTGTTGAAGTACCTGACCTGA
- the flbT gene encoding flagellar biosynthesis repressor FlbT: protein MTNTLKISLKPNEKIYINGAVIRVDRKVTVELMNDVQFLLESHVLQADDASTPLRQLYFIVQVMLINPAGADDAREMFRRSLPLLIASFEDADICSALKQIDRMVGEDHIYEALKAIRSLYPLERRALGGNDDVPGAARPQAVGARY, encoded by the coding sequence ATGACCAACACGCTGAAGATATCGCTGAAGCCCAACGAGAAGATCTACATCAACGGCGCCGTCATCCGCGTCGACCGCAAGGTCACCGTTGAACTGATGAACGACGTGCAGTTCCTGCTCGAAAGCCATGTGCTACAAGCCGACGACGCATCGACGCCGCTGAGGCAGCTCTATTTCATCGTGCAGGTCATGCTGATCAACCCGGCCGGCGCCGACGACGCCCGCGAGATGTTTCGCCGCTCGCTGCCGCTGCTCATAGCAAGCTTCGAGGACGCCGATATCTGCAGCGCACTGAAACAGATCGACCGCATGGTCGGCGAGGATCATATCTATGAGGCTTTGAAGGCGATCCGTTCGCTTTATCCTCTCGAACGCCGCGCGCTTGGCGGCAATGACGATGTTCCGGGCGCCGCGCGCCCGCAGGCCGTGGGAGCACGCTACTAA